The sequence AAGGGAGACTGAAAGCAAACCCTTTACAATCCTGAACAGCCAGGGGGCTGGTAACGAAACAATTCTGTAGGTCTATAACCATCACATTATACTGGAAAGGCacagccactggggaagggaggccCGGCTGGAGGGCCCCTATGTCTTCCATAGTTGCGTTTATAGCTCTCAAATCTTGTAACAATctccattttcctgattttttcttaataacaaaaataggagtATTCCAGGGGCTATTAGAAGGCTCTGTATGGCTGGCTGTCAGTTGTTCCATAACTAAATCTTCAGCTGCCTATAGCTTTTCAGCTGTTAAGGGCCATTGTTCCACCCATACCGGATTATCAGATTTCCAGGTAATAGGGTCGGCAGCAAGAGCAAGAGCCTCCAGGGTAAATTTGAATATCCCAGACCTTCTCTATTCTTGTTAGGGACCACCTCTAATGGAGAAACAATTTTCTGCTGATCTTTACCAAGCCCCTTATCAAGATTATACCTCATTTGCAGCATTTGATTAGTAACCTTTTCGTCTGGGCTATATAAAAGCATTCCCATCTGAGATAATATATCTCTCCCCCATAAAGAAAAAGGTAGTGAAGGAACCACATATGGACAAAAAGTGCCTTGTGCCCCCTTCTCATCTGACCATGTCAAAATTTGTGAGCTCTTAGCAACCGAGGGCACTGACCCTATTCTTACCAAGCTGGCACTGGTCAAGCGTGTCAGCCAGGATGAGGGCCAATCTTTTCTAGCAATGCTAGAGACGTCTGCTCCAGTATCTAAcagccctgacattttatttccttgaattaaaagatcttttaaaggcctagaagctgtaatttcctgcacccaaaaagcTAGATCGCTGGATCCAAATCCTCTGGGGCCcctagcttgagaagtcaaggtttttcctgtctgataataaggtaaaagcaaaagctgtgctattctttgacctttattaatttgcacagttttagTAGGCGGCtagatcaaaactttaatttccccAGTGTAATGAGAATCTACTGCACCAGGCACCACCGAAATTCCTTAAAGGGAAAGCGAGCTACGCCccagcacaagtcctacaatgccctcaggtagggggccagccactcccgtTGGAATCGGAGTAACCGGCAcgtcaggggttaatattgttgcgGTGGTGGAACTGAGGTCCAGTCCTGCGCTACCTGGGGTTGATTGGCACGGCTTGTTGTCCCTGCTTGGCAGGACATCGCCGGCAAAAATGCCCCATTTGGCCacaagagaaacattttttatcTGTAGAATCGTTTCCATTATGattaatctttctttctttttccgaATACTCAAAGACTTGCTTTATTACAGTACACATGGGATGGAACTGATGGGAAGGGGTGGATGTTGCGGGCAACCACTGCCCTGATTAGCATCGGATGCCCATCCCGATGGCCATGAGTGTGCCAAAGGTGCCGCCACTCTGCATCATGGTTTTTCCGATGCTGCCCATCAGCTCCCGGCCCCGAATTCCCATCCTGAGACAGTAAAAGGTGCTGAAGAGTGCCCCTGCTGCTGTGCCCATGGTGCAACCCATCACGAAGCCCATCTTCACGCGGTCAAAGCAGCTTGGCTGGGACTGTCCATAGGGACCCACGGCCACCGGCATCTCGCTCGTGGGCTTCGATGGCGGCTTGCTTCCCGGCCCTGGTCTGACCAAGAGCCATCCTCACAtccccctgcccagccctcccGGGGCCTCTTCCTGTGTACGAGTGTCCCACGGTGACGGCAGCAGTGTGATGTGGGCCTGGTTCCAGCTGAGCAGGGGCCTTAAGCTCCTCCTGCTGGCGTTAATGACAGCCTTATCATTTGGGTATCGTGGAAATCACGGGTGTTTTCACTTAGGGCTAAGAAGGCGTCGCTGTtaagtttttgaattttttttttttactttgcagaCACCAATGACTGCAGTCCTCATCCCTGGTAAGCATGACGCCCTGTTATGCAGGCACTTGTTGGCGGTGACAAGTGTGGGCCTCCTATATAAAATCCAGCTTCTGATTCAGGAGAGCTGGGGGTTGCTGCAGATTCCTTCTTTCCAACAAGCTCCCAGGCAGTGCCCATCACTCCAGTTCGTGGGCCACACTTCAGTCAGATGGTGTCCGCGTTTAGAGCAGTGATGCTCAGACTTGGCTGTACACAGGAATCACCGGGGAGGGTTTAGTGCCTGGGACGCAACCAGAGCTCCTGCAACCAGGAACTGTGAATTGCACGCTCTGGGGGTGGGACCCAGGCACTGGTGCGTGTGGGCAGGGCTGAGAGCTACCCATCATAACCGGTGTGGGGCTGCCTTTGGTGGGGGAAGTGGCAGACAGGGAGGTGGTAACCAAGTGGCCTTTGCTCTTGTAGTTACAACAGTGGCACATGCGTGGATGGTGAGAACTGGTACCGCTGTGAATGCGCCCCCGGCTTCGCTGGGCCCGACTGCAGAATAAGTAAGGACCACCTCTGACTGCTATCTCCCCACCGCTTAGTCGAAGAGTTTTCAT comes from Bubalus bubalis isolate 160015118507 breed Murrah chromosome 14, NDDB_SH_1, whole genome shotgun sequence and encodes:
- the LOC123329298 gene encoding reactive oxygen species modulator 1, yielding MPVAVGPYGQSQPSCFDRVKMGFVMGCTMGTAAGALFSTFYCLRMGIRGRELMGSIGKTMMQSGGTFGTLMAIGMGIRC